Below is a genomic region from Thermodesulfovibrionales bacterium.
GAAATAATAGAGGTATCTGATGAAAAGGCACCAGAAAATCTTTCACAAAAGGAAGAAGAACAAATAAAGGATAAAGAGGGACAAGGTATCCTAAAACATATAAAGGACAATATGTATGTTGTTGCACTTGACATAAAAGG
It encodes:
- a CDS encoding 23S rRNA (pseudouridine(1915)-N(3))-methyltransferase RlmH, with amino-acid sequence MNITIISVGKLKEKYLKEGINEYLKRLSKYAKVEIIEVSDEKAPENLSQKEEEQIKDKEGQGILKHIKDNMYVVALDIKG